The following nucleotide sequence is from Halogeometricum borinquense DSM 11551.
GAGGTGACGGCGGGCGACCACGTCACCGTCACTGGTGTCCTCCACATCGAACAGCAGACCTCCGGACAGGAGAAGACGCCAATCTTCGACCTCTACATGGACGGGGTGTCCATCGAAATCGAGGACGAGGAGTTCGAGGACATGGACATCTCCGAGGAGGACGTGGCCGAAATCGTCGAACTCTCGAACGACCCAGACATCTACCAGAAGATGATCGGGTCCGTCGCTCCGTCTATCTACGGCTACGAGCAGGAGAAACTCGCCATGATTCTCCAACTGTTCTCCGGCGTCACCAAACACCTGCCCGACGGTTCCCGGATCCGCGGGGACCTGCACATGTTGCTGATAGGGGACCCTGGTACGGGGAAATGTGTTGCCGGGGATACCCGCGTGACGGTAGCAGATGGGTCCGAGGTACCGATCCGTAAACTGGTCGAACAGAATCTCGACGAGCCGAAACCGGTCGATGACGGCGTGTGGGACGCCGTCGATTTCGAGGTGCCGTCGATGGCACACGACGGATCGATCACCACGCGGCGAGCGACGAAAGTGTGGAAGCGTGAGGCTCCCGACCGGATGTACGAAATTCGGACCGCGGCCGGACACGAACTCACTGTGACGCCGTCGCATCCGCTGTTCGTTGGCTGTGACGGTGGGACCGAGGCCGTCGTCGCAGATAACCTTGAAGCGGGGCAGTTCGTCGCTGTCCCTCGGTCACTTCCGACCGACGGAGACAACTCACTCGACGTATCGATTCGCCGGTCGCAGTCGAACAACGCCGTGCGACTCGATCTTCCCGACCGACTGACGCCGTCGCTGGCTCGTCTCCTCGGCTACGTCGCCGCCGAAGGGTACGTCGAACGGCGCGACTCGGGCAGTGCGTTCGTGTCGATAACGAACAGCGACCGCGAGATACTCGACGACGTTGCCGACGCCCTCGACGAACTCGGACTCAGGGCGACCGAACGATCTACCCATGACGATAAGACGACACGAGAACTCATCTGCTCGTCGAGCGAACTGGTAAGTCTCCTCGAAAAAATTGAACCGGCGCTACTGGACGGGTCGAGTGAACAGCGCGTTCCCGCCCCGATCCTGCGCGCGAAGTCGCCCGTCAAGCGAGGTTTCCTCCGCGCGTTCGTCGATGCTGAAGGAACCGTCTCGCCGTCGCAGCGAGAGGTCACCGTCTCCTCGACGAGTCGAGACGTACTCGAAGGAGTCCGCAGTCTCCTCCTCGCGTTCGGAATCAGTTCGCAACTCCGAACGAAGGCGGATGGCAGTTTCCGCCTGCGCGTGAGCGGTGATGACTTCGCCCGCTACACCGCCCAGATTGGCCTCGTTACGGAGCGTAAGCGACGGGCGGCCGAAGCGGTGGTCGATGTGGACGGAAACACGAACCGCGATGTCATTCCCGGCGTCGGCGACACGCTCTGCGACCTGCGCGAATCACTCGGCCTCGAGCAGGACGACTGCGGACTCCCACGCAGTACGTACCAGCACTACGAGCGCGGTGACCGAAACCCGAGTCGAGACAGCCTCCAGACGGTCGTTCAGACGTTCTCCGAGGCGGCGGCCGATGGACTGGCCGCGGATGGTGACGGCGGTGCAAGCGTCGAACGTTGCCTCGCCTCCCTGCGCGCTCTCGCGGACGGTGACATCGCGTGGGACCGCATCGAATCAATCGACCCGGTCGAACCCGACGACGAGTGGGTGTACGACCTCGAAATCGAGGGGACGCACAACTTCCTCACCAACAACGTCGTCTCGCACAACTCCCAAATGTTGCAGTACATCCGCAATATTGCACCCCGCTCGGTCTACACCTCCGGGAAGGGTTCATCCTCGGCCGGTCTGACGGCCGCAGCCGTCCGCGACGATTTCGGCGACGGACAACAGTGGACGCTCGAAGCCGGTGCCCTCGTTCTCGCTGATAAAGGCATTGCGGCTGTGGACGAACTGGACAAGATGCGGTGCGTAACTGGTGACTCTCTTGTCCATCTCGCCGATGATGGCGGAATCAAACGGATCAGAGATATTGCACACGATGCCGCGCGCGAGGGGTCGACCGAGGAATTGGCGAACGGTCGAACGATCCGGAACTTCGATGCCGAGGTGTGGTCGATGACCGATGATGGGAAGTTGGTATCTCGGCCGGTCACGGCTATCCACGAGTACGATGCTCCGGACGAATTGACGAGGGTAACATTGCAGTCTGGTGAGCGGCTGACAGCGATTCACGATCATCCGTTCATTACGTTCGATGATGGAGAAAGCGTAGAGAAGCCCGCAGCAAATGTCTCTCCCGGTGACTGGGTGTTTGTACCGCGTCGCCTCGCTGACCGAGCGACGGATGGAGGTGTCCGGACTGCCGACTCAATCGCTGGAGGGACGGTCACCGCCACCGAAAACGAACTCTCTCCTGCGTTCGGTGCCGTCCTCGGCTACCTCTCCGGTGACGGAAACGTCTACTACGACCGCGAAGAGGGCGTCTACGGCATCCGATTCACCAATAAAGAAGAGGAACTGCTCGCTGACTTCGAGCGGGCGTGTCGTGACGCATGTGATGCAGAAGCAATTCGTCCACCGTCCGAACAGCGCGACGACGGTGTTGAAACGGTCAGGCTTTCCGGGAAGGAATTCGCGGACGTGGTACTTGACGCCGGGATGAATCTCGAAGTCTACGACGGAAAAGCGTTCCCGACGGCTATCTCTGCGGCCTCGCGGGCGACCAAGGCTGCGTTCGTACGCGCGATGGCAGACAGCGAAGGGAGTGTCGATACCGATTCGGGCAACGTCAAAATCAGTTCGTCCAGCTACGAACTGGTGCTCGGGATCAAGAGTCTCCTCTTGGAGTTCGACATCACAACGCAGATACAACACCGCGAACGCTCGGGTAAACGTGATCTGTATGTGCTTGCAGTGACGGCAGCGGAGTCTCTCCAGCGGTTCAATCGCCACATTGGGTTTACATTGGATCGCAAGCAGTCGGCGCTCGACGAGGTCTGTGAATCCGTTTCGGGCGACCGAACGATTCTCGACGTGATCCCCCACTGCGGAGAGTTACTGTCGTCACTCCGGGAATCGCTGCGACTGTACGTCTCCGAGTGCGGACTCGTTGACGCCACCGACTGCAACTTCGAGAACAAGGACGCGAACGTTTCGATTTCGTGTGCACGAACGATTCTCGATGCGTTTGAGAGTCGAACACAAGAGGCCGAGTCAGACGCAGAGCAACTCACGGAACCGTGTGACTGGGAGATACTGTCGGACATCAAAGAACGGTACCACGTTTCCCAGTCCGAACTCGCGACTGGAACACCGTATAGCCAGCAACAGATTTCGCTGCTGTGGGGAGCGGACGACGAACTCAGAGCGGTGACGAGAAACCGACTCCGAGAAATCGTCGAATCGGTCGTGAACACGGATATCGAACCGTTCCGACACCTCGTTCGTGGAGACGTGAAGTGGAGGCGTGTCAAGTCCGTCGAGACAGTCGATGAAAGCGATGTTGATGACCAAATCCGACTACTGAAACACGAACTGGCAGACCTCCTCGGCGTCAAGACCGAGTCCGCTGTCGAGTACGGACGGTCGCTATTGGACAGCGAACCGAATGCCGAGGACTGGGACGAACTTCGTGTCGAACTGAACCGACACAACGTCTCGTTCGCTGACATCGCTCGGGATCTTGGTGTTGCTGACTCGACCGTCTCACGGTGGTTCAACGGCGTTGTCGAGACGGACCGGTTTGTCGACGTGGCCAACGCCGCACGCGACCGGTTCGCCGAGATTCGTGCGGACGTTCGGCGATACCTCGACACAATCGAGTCGCGTTCCACACCCAAGGTGTACGACCTCACGGTCGAGGGAACACACAACTTCGTTGCCAACGGGATGGTCGTCCACAATTCCGAGGACCGGTCGGCAATGCACGAGGGCCTCGAACAACAGCAGATTTCGGTGTCGAAAGCCGGCATCAACGCGACGCTGAAGTCGCGGTGTTCGCTCCTCGGCGCGGCCAACCCCAAATACGGCCGCTTCGACCAGTACGAGTCTATCGGCGAGCAGATCGACCTCGAACCGGCCCTCATCTCGCGGTTCGACCTCATCTTCACGGTGACAGACGACCCGGACCCCGAGTCCGACGCCGAACTCGCAGAACACATCATCAATACGAACTACGCGGGCGAGCTCCACACCCAGCGCTCGAAGATTGCCAACTCCGAGTTCACAGAAGCGGAGGTGAACTCCGTCACCGAAGAAGTCGCCCCCGAAATTGACGCCGAACTCCTCCGCAAATACATCGCGTACGCAAAGCGTAACTGCTACCCGACGATGACCGACGAGGCAAAGGAGGTCATCCGCGACTTCTACGTCAACTTCCGCGCGAAAGGGGCCGACGAGGACTCGCCGGTTCCGGTCACCGCCCGGAAACTCGAAGCGCTCGTCCGTCTCGCCGAGGCGTCCGCTCGCGTCCGCCTCTCCGATACCGTCACCGAGGACGACGCCGTGCGCGTCACCAACATCGTCGAATCCTGCCTGCGCGATATCGGGATGGATCCCGAAACGGGCGAGTTCGACGCCGACATCGTGGAGACGGGCACCTCGAAGAACCAGCGCGACCGCATCAAGAACCTCAAGCAACTCATCAGCGATATCGAAGACGAGTACGAGGAGGGCGCACCGGTTGACGAAGTCATCTCCCGCGCGACAACCGAGTTGAACTTAGACGAGAGCAAGGCCGAACAGGAGATCGAAAACCTGCGGCGCAAGGGCGAAGTGTACGAACCACGGACGGATCACCTGCGAACGACGTAGATGGACCGAATATCTGCTCTCCGGAACATCGAAGAAGCCCTCCGCGACTTCGAGTCCGGCGACTCCGACCTCGCGGCGACCGAACAGCGAGTCGTGACTGTCCTTCGGACGTACGCCACCGACTTCGAGGGTGAGGAAGGTCTCGCCCCGTACCAAGCCACCGGCGAGGGCCGCGCGCACGGACTCGTGGTCGTTGCCGAGAGTTCAGCGGACGCCCGCGACCGAATCTACGACCTGCTGGACGAGGAACGCGGGAGCCTCGATTTCGAAGTCGAGCGTCTGTAGGCCTGACGACACGAATTTCGTCGCTTCGGCGGACTTTTATCGAATCACGAATGTCGTCACGTAGCCGTGTTGCTCGTCGTGACCTACTCGCGGGGCGCCCGCGAGACGCTTCGAAACGTCTGTCGAACGCACGAGGAGACAGTCGTCCGCCGATTCGGCCGTGCGGCACTGCTCGAAGAGACGGAGTTCGGTGCGTTCCTCGCGTGTCGCCTCCGCGAAAAGCACGGCCACGACGTGCAGGTCGAACGGACCGAACCGTTCAACGAATTCGCGGACGCCCCCGACTCGGTTCGAGAGGCCGCCGAAGCCTACGAATCACGCGACGTGGCAAGTACCCCGTACGACAAGTTCGCCGTCGGTACCGACCACCCACCGACGTCACGGATGCGCGATAGGGACCTGTGAGGTCGATTCGCGTCCATCTTCCCGACGGGACGACACACGTCGGGAGCGTCGTTGACCTGCGAGATGCAGACTGCGATATCGACGCCGACGACCTCAGTCGGTCGGTTCGCTTCGGATTGCCCGTCGAGCGGGGCTATCCGCGTGTCATCTCACCGCCACCATCACCAGTTTCTCCGTTCGTCGCACACCTCGCTCGGGAGATATCGTTCGACCGCCGCGGAGCGTTGGCGACACTAGCGCGGAGCAGGGGGCACGTCGTTCCCGAGGAACGAACGCTCGAACGGGTCGAATCCGAGTTAGCGGACGTAACGCCGCCCGAACCGGGAGATCTCGCGGACGCACGACGACGGGCGGCAGCGGCCGGTGCGGAGACGGAGCGCCTCCAAGAGCGCGCTGCGATGATTCGGGGGCGCGTCGAAGCAGTTCGGGAAGCGGGCGGAGACATCGATGCCGCAGAGGCGGAACTCGCAGAGACGATGACGCGTCTCTCCGAGGTCGCGACCGAGCGCGTGGCCGCGCGGCAACGGCTTGAGATGTTAGAAGCGCGAGCGCGGGCCGCACGCGACGGCCGCGAGGAACGGATGCGACTCGAAGACCGCGCGGCGAACCTCGAACGGGCGATCCGACGGTCGCTCGCGGCTGCCGTCTACGACGACTTCGCTGACGCGGTGGCCGCTCTCCCCGACTCGTTCGATGCCGACGCGGGCGACGCCCCCGGCGAATACGAGGGCCCGCCACTCGCTGCTGCCCTCGCTGTGACTCGTGTGGCGCCGCTCCGCGCACCCGTCGTCGCCGACGCCGATGTACTCGACCCGTTCTGTGGTCTCCGCTCATTCGTCCGCTATCTCGATGCGCCGGTCGTCCTCTGCTGAGTCAGATCACAGACTGCACCGCCCGCGGGTTCATATACGAAGACGCGGCCAACCACCCCATGGAGTACGACTGCACGACGAAAACCGTCGGCGGAACGACGCTCGTGACGGTTCACGTCCGCAACGAAGCGGCCGTCCCGCGCCGGGTTCGCGTCCGAAACGACCTGCCCGGTCCGGTCCTGCCGCCCCGGCAGGACGGCGTCCCGGAACGCGGGTGGGACGACGACGGCTACACCGGCGTCATCGCGGCGGACGACGAACTAACGCTCGGCTATGCCTGTCCCGGCGGAGACGAAACCGAGACACCAGTCTCCGTCGAATCGCTCGGCCGTGCGGACGAAGAGCGTGATACTGAGAAAAGTTCGCGCGCGGAACTCGAAGCAGAAGCGATCCGTTCGCTCGGGCGAGCGCGCCCGCCCGCCGACGCGGTGCCGACACCGAGCGTCGATAGACAGACAGAGACCGACGACGCTCCTACCGACGCTCAGACGAGGGATTTGGAGTCACGAGCAGAGTCAGTATCGACGAACTCGAGACCGCAGTCGGAACCGGAATCAACGCCGCGTCAAGATTCGGGCGGAGACAGTGATGACGCGACGTCTCACAACGAGGGCGACGAGGAATACAGAGCTGAAAAAGAGATCACTCCGAAGCCGGTCGAGTCGTGGCTCTCAGCAGTTGAGACGCGCGTTCAGCACGCAGAGACGGTGACTGATGCGACGGCCGACGAGGCGGCGGCGGTTCTCGAAACGGCCGAGAACGTCTCCGACCTTCCAGCGACAGTCGCCGCCGACGAAGACGCACTTCGAGCGTTCGCCGCCCGCGCGACGGCACTCGCCGAACGCGCCGCGGACACCGACGCCAAACCAGTCATCGACGCACTGGGTGACCGATGATACTCGCCGTCACCGGCGGGAAGGGCGGCGTCGGTAAATCGACGCTCGCGTTCGAACTCGGTGCCGCGATGGACGCTGTCGTCGTTGACGCCGACCTCGGAATGGCAGACCTTCCGACTGGACCCGGACCGGATTTACACGACGTGCTCGCCGGCCGCGCAGATGCCGTCGAAGCCGTCCGTGAGGACGGCCCGGTGCGACTCCTCCCGTGCGGTCGGTCGCTCTCGGGTGCGCGCGCGGCGGACGTTCGCCGCTTGGGTGATTCCCTCCGCGCGGTCGAACGCGCCTACGGCGACGTGGTGGTAGACTGTCCGGCGGGCATGAAAGCCGACGCGGGCGTTCCGCTCGCCGTCGCCGACGCCTGCGTCATCGTCGCTTCACCGCGACCGTACGCCCTCGCTGACGCCGTCCGAACGCGGGAACTGGCGCGGGAACTCGACGCCGGCCTCGTCGCCGTCGCGGTCAACCGCGCCGTCGAAGATCCGCCTGAAGCGGTGTTCGAGGAAGTCCTCGGCGCACCCGCCGTCACCGTCCCCGCGGACCCGCGCATGGCCCGCACCGTCGAGACGGGTCGGCCGGTCTGTCGCATCGCTCCATCCAGTCGCGCCGGACAAGCCATTTCGTCGCTGGCGCGAGCGGTCCAACGCTGTACACAGGTCTGAGGATTCTGCTTCTCACCAGTGTAGCGATGCCACTACGCATGCGATGACATCGAGAGAACTGTCTCGCTAATCGATACCGTCGTGAGGATGAGCGCTGTCGTCGGGTTCGTCGTCAGTGATCCGTCGTCGTCAGTGATTCGTCGTCGTCAGTGATCCGTCGTCAGTGATCCGTCATCAGTCGTCGATTTATCCATGCAGCCGTTCGTCTACTCGTCTCAAATCGTCTGTTCACTCGTCGTCACGCAGCGCCACGTACGTCTTCCGGAGGGTAACGGGCGTCACGTCGGCCACGTCGGCCGCCTCGGTCTGCGTCACTTCGACGTCGAGGTCGCGTGCGGCGGTGTACAGACATCCGGCGGCGACACCGCTCGGATTGCGGCCGACGGAGAGACCCTGCTCTGCGGCTTCGGCGGCGTACTCGCGGGCGCGGCGTTCCACATCGCGCGAGAGGTCGAGGCGGCTAGCAAAGCGCGGGACGTACTCAACGGGGTCCACGGGTCCGACGGGCAGACCGAGGTCGCGGTTCAGCGCGTCGTACGCCGCAGACTGCTCCGCTTCGGTTGCCTTCGCCTCGGCGACGACTTCACCGACAGTTCGGGAGACGTTGGCGACGCGACAGGCGGCGTAGACGCACGCGGCGGCGAACCCTTCGAGCGACCGACCGCGAAGAAGGTCTTCGTTCTGCGCCGACTTGAACAGCGAACACGCGTGATCGCGGATGCGTTCGGGGAGCGACAGCGCGCTCGTGAGACGGCGAATCTCGGTGAACGCGTACACCTGATTCCGCTCGCGCTTGGTGGAGATTCGCGCGCGGTTGTGCTGTTTGCGCATCCGGGCGAGGCGGCGGCGTTTTCGGCCTTTGACACGCGTCGAACGACCGATTTCAGTCGAAAGGCCGCGGTCGTGACGCGACTGGGTAAGCGGCGCACCCGTACGTTTGGGGTTCCGGTCGTCGTCCGCGAACGACCGCCATTCGGGCCCGTGGTCGATGGTATACTCCGAGACGACGAGTCCGCAGTCGCCGCAAACCGTCTCTTGGCCCTCAGCGTGCAGTCGGCCGTCGCACTCGGGGCAGGTGGTCGTCAGCGTTGCGTCGTCGGGGGAGCGTGCTTCACTCATCACAATTGAAACTCGGTCCCGATAGAGTATTTAAACACCGGAGAATTTGGGGTGTTTCCCCCGAAAACCGAGAGGGGAACGTACCGGTTACCGGTACGCTAAATTATCAAATCCGATTTTGATGTCGAAACGGTTTACTAGGCCGTTGAAATAGAGGAACGCGATGGGATTGGCGGACATCGCAGACGAGTTGGGGGTGACGACGACGACGCAGGAGGAACGCGGCGTTGCGACGGTTGACGATACGGACGTGGACCTCGACGCGCGCCTCCGCGACCACGCGGACAAATTACCCTGCACGCCGGAAGCGGCAGCCACCGTTCTCGAACGCCACGCGGCCGGCGACAGTGTTGGGGACGCCGCGGAGGCGGCTATCGTCGCTCCAGTGACGGCCGCGAAAGTCCTCCACCGGGCGGGCATCGAGGGCGTCACCCCGCTCGCTCCGACGGCACGACAAATCCTCCGCGATTGGCTCGCAGGCCAACTCTCACGCGCGGACGCGCTTGAACTCACTGGCGCGGACGACGCGGAGTTCGCCCTCGCGGCATACATCGAGACGCACGATCCGGTGCCAGAACTCGCCGACGCGACGCGACGAGATGCGGCGGCGTCGCTCGGCGGCGACGCACTCGTCAAAAAGCGCGAAGAACTCGCGGATACGATGTCCGCCTCGACAGACCTCTTCTAGCGTTCCGCGGTCACTTCACGTATCGTTCGACACCAGAGAGCAGTCCGCCACCTTCGAACGCCTCGCTGACGTCCCTCCCGACGGCCGCCGCCGTGAGTTCGACTATCGCCGTTGTGAACGCGGCATCATCGCCCAAACAGGACGGCACCGACTCGGGTTCGGTCGCGTCGGTCTCGGGAACGTCGCAGTCGGCACCCTCGAACGTCCCACGCGTCGAGACGACGAGTGTCGCCTCACTGCCAACGTGAGTGAGACGGGTTCGCATCTGCTGGACAGCATCGGCACCGCGTGTCGTTCCCGGTGCGACGACGATACTCTGATCCGCAACGTTCACCGCAGCGATTGCTTGATTCGAGGCGACTGGCGGCACATCCACCAGCACGTAGTCGAACCGATCGGCCGCCGCTGACAGTCGAGTCTCGAAGCGCTGGGCGGCGTCGGGCGTCTTTGCACGTGCGAACCGCTCGAACGGCGCAAATGCCGGGGAAACTGCAACTCGTCCGGCAGTCTCCACGTCGAGTGTCGTCAACCCTTCCGAAAGCGGTGCATCTGCCTCCTCGGTGAGAAGTGCAGTCAAATCAGGCTCGATCTGACCCGGAATGTGGGCCGCAAGTCCCTGCGTGGCGAACGCAGCGTCGAACACCCCCACGTCCGCGCCGTCGGCCGCGAGAGCCGTGGCAACCTCTAGTGTACACCGCGTCGTTCCTGCACCGCCTGTTGCGCCGACGAACGCGGCGATAGTGGTTTCTGTCGGTCGGGTTTCGCGTTCGTCTGTGACAGCCTCGTCATCCATACTTCGCGGTGGCCGCATACTCGAACCTAAAACGCCCGATATTCGTGAAATTATGTTTTCCTGACTACACGAATACGTGCCTCAGACGGCCTGAAGACGCCAAAGACTTATGATCCATGGGTTAATTTACGGGATATGACAAGAGATGCAGAGACAGTCACTGTTCTCTGCGTTGACGACGAACCCGGGTCCGCTGATCTCACTGCGGCGTATCTCGAACGGCACGACGACCGGCTGACAGTCACCACTGCGACGAGTGTACAGGGAGGACTCAATGCACTCACCGAAACCGATTTCGACTGTATCGTCAGCGACTACGACATGCCGGGATTGGATGGCTTGGCGTTCCTCGAAGCCGTTCGTGTTGATCGGCCCAAGTTACCGTTCATTCTCTTTACTGGCAAGGGATCCGAAGCAGTCGCCAGCGAAGCGATTTCAGCAGGCGTCAGCGACTACGTACAGAAGGAGTCCGGAACTGACCAGTACCCGGCGCTCGCCCGTCGCATCCACAACGCAGTTGAGCGCTTTCGAGCCGACAAACACGCGGCAAAAGTCCAAGAAGAGGCCAAGTCGATCCTCGAAAACTCACCGGACGCCATCGTTGTAAGCGTCGGCGATGAGTTCGTCTTCGCCAACACATCCGCAGTTAGCCTGTTCGAGGCAGACGATGCGGACGATCTCTTAGGACGGAACCTGCTATCGTTGATCCACAAACAGGATACGGAGGCCGTCAAGGCGGTGATTGCGCACGCTCAAGACGACGAGAAGGTTATTAGCCAAACACAGCGAACGATGAAAACGCTCGACGGGATGACGTTCTCCGCCGAGATGACCGTTCGCGCGATTACCTGGAATGGAGAATCCGGACACGTCGCTATTCTGCGTGATGTCACCAATCAAGAAGAGCAAGACTACGAACGTGAGCGGTACGCTGCGGCGTTTTCGCGGGCGATGGACGCAATCATCGTCGCGGACGACGACGACGAGTTTATCGACGTGAATGGGAGCGCCGCGGAACTGTTCGGCCTTCCGCGGGAAGAGCTGCTGGGGAGAAATCTCTCTGAATTCACACCGAACGGCAGCGAAATCGACGATATGTGGGCGGATTTTCAGTCTCTCGGGGAGAATCACGGCGTTCTATCGCTTATCCGACCGGATGGTGAGCGTCGAGTCGTCGAATACGCCGCGACGAGGGATGTCGTTCCGGGCGAACACCTCTCCGTACTACGAGACGTTACCGGCCGAACTCGACTAGAGAGGCAGCGACAGGCCGATCACGAGGCGTTAGAGCGGATGTACCGAATTACTGCTGACCGAGAGGCTGCCTTCGAAGAGAAAGTGTCGGCACTACTTGAACTCGGAGCCGACTATCTCGACGTCCCGTACGGTTTTCTCACCCGCATTCAGGATGGAACGCAGACGATCATCGAATCGGTCGGCGATCACGAATTACTCCAACCGGGAGAGACCGGACCGCTCTCGAAAGCGTACTGTCGAAAGACGGTTATCGAGGACGAACTCGTCTCCGTACAGAACTCCGAGGCAGAAGGATGGGAGGATGATCCGGCGTACGAGCGGTACGAGCTGGGTTGTTACATCGGCGCGAAAGTAATAGTAAATGAGGACCTGTTTGGGACGCTCTGCTTTGCGGGGACTGCCTCACGAAAACAGGCATTCTCGCACGGTGAGGAGGCGTTCGTTGAGTTGCTAGCGCGGTGGGTATCGTACGAACAGGAACACCGACGAAACAACCGAGAACTACAGAGCCAGACCGAGCGCCTAGAGGAGTTCGCGTCGATGGTGACCCACGACCTCAGAAACCCGCTCTCGGTCGCGTCCGGGTATCTTGAACTCGCCCGGGAAGACGGCGACCCCGAGCAGTTCGACCGAATCGAAGATGCACTCAGCCGAATGGAGCGGATTATCGGTGATCTGCTGTACCTCGCCCGCGAGAACGAACAGATACGCGAGACCGAACCAGTCGAACTCGAATCGGCGGTCGAACGAGCGTGGCAGACGGTCGATGAGACCACCCACGAAGCCACACTCTCAGTCGATGGAGACATCGGAACGATAGAGGCCGACCAAAATCGACTGTGTCAACTCTTGGAGAACCTCTTTCGCAACGCGATCGACCACGTAGGGACCGACGTGCGTGTCCGCGTTGGGTCGTTGGACGACGGGTTTTACGTCGAAGACGACGGGCCTGGAATCCCCGAAT
It contains:
- a CDS encoding LAGLIDADG family homing endonuclease, with product MAQAPQDPDVDLTERFIQFYRKYYSDDIGRLAQRYPNEQRSLYIDYDDLFRFDEDLAEDYRKKPDQIREYAEEALRLYDLPVDVKLGRAHVRLRNLPDSVDIRNIRVHDDHIGRMVSVQGIVRKATDVRPKITEAAFECQRCGTMTYIPQTDSGFQEPHECQGCERQGPFHVDFDQSEFVDSQKLRVQESPEGLRGGETPQSIDIDIEDDVTGEVTAGDHVTVTGVLHIEQQTSGQEKTPIFDLYMDGVSIEIEDEEFEDMDISEEDVAEIVELSNDPDIYQKMIGSVAPSIYGYEQEKLAMILQLFSGVTKHLPDGSRIRGDLHMLLIGDPGTGKCVAGDTRVTVADGSEVPIRKLVEQNLDEPKPVDDGVWDAVDFEVPSMAHDGSITTRRATKVWKREAPDRMYEIRTAAGHELTVTPSHPLFVGCDGGTEAVVADNLEAGQFVAVPRSLPTDGDNSLDVSIRRSQSNNAVRLDLPDRLTPSLARLLGYVAAEGYVERRDSGSAFVSITNSDREILDDVADALDELGLRATERSTHDDKTTRELICSSSELVSLLEKIEPALLDGSSEQRVPAPILRAKSPVKRGFLRAFVDAEGTVSPSQREVTVSSTSRDVLEGVRSLLLAFGISSQLRTKADGSFRLRVSGDDFARYTAQIGLVTERKRRAAEAVVDVDGNTNRDVIPGVGDTLCDLRESLGLEQDDCGLPRSTYQHYERGDRNPSRDSLQTVVQTFSEAAADGLAADGDGGASVERCLASLRALADGDIAWDRIESIDPVEPDDEWVYDLEIEGTHNFLTNNVVSHNSQMLQYIRNIAPRSVYTSGKGSSSAGLTAAAVRDDFGDGQQWTLEAGALVLADKGIAAVDELDKMRCVTGDSLVHLADDGGIKRIRDIAHDAAREGSTEELANGRTIRNFDAEVWSMTDDGKLVSRPVTAIHEYDAPDELTRVTLQSGERLTAIHDHPFITFDDGESVEKPAANVSPGDWVFVPRRLADRATDGGVRTADSIAGGTVTATENELSPAFGAVLGYLSGDGNVYYDREEGVYGIRFTNKEEELLADFERACRDACDAEAIRPPSEQRDDGVETVRLSGKEFADVVLDAGMNLEVYDGKAFPTAISAASRATKAAFVRAMADSEGSVDTDSGNVKISSSSYELVLGIKSLLLEFDITTQIQHRERSGKRDLYVLAVTAAESLQRFNRHIGFTLDRKQSALDEVCESVSGDRTILDVIPHCGELLSSLRESLRLYVSECGLVDATDCNFENKDANVSISCARTILDAFESRTQEAESDAEQLTEPCDWEILSDIKERYHVSQSELATGTPYSQQQISLLWGADDELRAVTRNRLREIVESVVNTDIEPFRHLVRGDVKWRRVKSVETVDESDVDDQIRLLKHELADLLGVKTESAVEYGRSLLDSEPNAEDWDELRVELNRHNVSFADIARDLGVADSTVSRWFNGVVETDRFVDVANAARDRFAEIRADVRRYLDTIESRSTPKVYDLTVEGTHNFVANGMVVHNSEDRSAMHEGLEQQQISVSKAGINATLKSRCSLLGAANPKYGRFDQYESIGEQIDLEPALISRFDLIFTVTDDPDPESDAELAEHIINTNYAGELHTQRSKIANSEFTEAEVNSVTEEVAPEIDAELLRKYIAYAKRNCYPTMTDEAKEVIRDFYVNFRAKGADEDSPVPVTARKLEALVRLAEASARVRLSDTVTEDDAVRVTNIVESCLRDIGMDPETGEFDADIVETGTSKNQRDRIKNLKQLISDIEDEYEEGAPVDEVISRATTELNLDESKAEQEIENLRRKGEVYEPRTDHLRTT
- a CDS encoding DUF7854 family protein; protein product: MDRISALRNIEEALRDFESGDSDLAATEQRVVTVLRTYATDFEGEEGLAPYQATGEGRAHGLVVVAESSADARDRIYDLLDEERGSLDFEVERL
- a CDS encoding DUF7855 family protein, producing MLLVVTYSRGARETLRNVCRTHEETVVRRFGRAALLEETEFGAFLACRLREKHGHDVQVERTEPFNEFADAPDSVREAAEAYESRDVASTPYDKFAVGTDHPPTSRMRDRDL
- a CDS encoding DUF7856 family protein, with product MRSIRVHLPDGTTHVGSVVDLRDADCDIDADDLSRSVRFGLPVERGYPRVISPPPSPVSPFVAHLAREISFDRRGALATLARSRGHVVPEERTLERVESELADVTPPEPGDLADARRRAAAAGAETERLQERAAMIRGRVEAVREAGGDIDAAEAELAETMTRLSEVATERVAARQRLEMLEARARAARDGREERMRLEDRAANLERAIRRSLAAAVYDDFADAVAALPDSFDADAGDAPGEYEGPPLAAALAVTRVAPLRAPVVADADVLDPFCGLRSFVRYLDAPVVLC
- a CDS encoding DUF7857 domain-containing protein, producing the protein MEYDCTTKTVGGTTLVTVHVRNEAAVPRRVRVRNDLPGPVLPPRQDGVPERGWDDDGYTGVIAADDELTLGYACPGGDETETPVSVESLGRADEERDTEKSSRAELEAEAIRSLGRARPPADAVPTPSVDRQTETDDAPTDAQTRDLESRAESVSTNSRPQSEPESTPRQDSGGDSDDATSHNEGDEEYRAEKEITPKPVESWLSAVETRVQHAETVTDATADEAAAVLETAENVSDLPATVAADEDALRAFAARATALAERAADTDAKPVIDALGDR
- a CDS encoding MinD/ParA family ATP-binding protein: MILAVTGGKGGVGKSTLAFELGAAMDAVVVDADLGMADLPTGPGPDLHDVLAGRADAVEAVREDGPVRLLPCGRSLSGARAADVRRLGDSLRAVERAYGDVVVDCPAGMKADAGVPLAVADACVIVASPRPYALADAVRTRELARELDAGLVAVAVNRAVEDPPEAVFEEVLGAPAVTVPADPRMARTVETGRPVCRIAPSSRAGQAISSLARAVQRCTQV